One segment of Rhea pennata isolate bPtePen1 unplaced genomic scaffold, bPtePen1.pri scaffold_23_2, whole genome shotgun sequence DNA contains the following:
- the LOC134154331 gene encoding E3 ubiquitin-protein ligase Topors-like, whose amino-acid sequence PTPAAPDATCPICLDSLDDVAYVKPCFHKFCFGCVLRWSKTKAECSLCKQVFQSILHTVLAEDDYQEYVVRPPKDSSGARRPRQRAPRRPATRRHRRPAVHPQQQSPAPQMPSSAQDSSSLEGPPSHSRQRQRAGGLREPSRRLSPHRQASAESRPQRHVPATEEEMLNFRRTLYRTGMRIQRVPHGGHPQDISAEFFSRNPDSIQRLLPWLQRKLRVLFGVHQSLITITELIVLTNLRRYDLDSQAFADDLELLLLSRTRHFVHELISFAQCSCTMETYDQQAIYDCHSHSQHKGGPSASLSPAAAAGTATTPGPAQSPSPAGSPGYTTLPVTSYAGPHDIATATQSHQDLQTNSDNRAAQAGGEAQRQLPAPANPQDSDSSSDSCVLVGYWKPSAERSPECIVLS is encoded by the coding sequence ccacaagttctgctttggttgtgtgCTCCGCTGGTCGAAAACAAAGGCCGAATGCTccctctgcaagcaggttttccagtctattctgcacacagtgctggcagaagatgaCTACCAGGAGTATGTCGTGAGGCCTCCCAAAGATAGCTCTGGTGCCAGGCGGCCGCGACAGAGAGCTCCTCGGCGCCCTGCCACCAGGAGGCACCGTCGCCCTGCAGTTCACCCGCAGCAGCAGTCCCCTGCTCCTCAGATGCCATCCTCTGCCcaggacagcagcagcctggaggggcctccaagccacagcaggcagaggcagagagccgGAGGGCTGCGGGAGCCAAGCCGGAGGCTGTCACCGCACAGGCAGgccagtgctgagagcagacctcagagacatgtgccagcgacagaggaggagatgctgaacttccGCCGCACTCTGTACCGCACAGGGATGCGCATTCAAAGGGTTCCCCATGGCGGCCACCCCCAAGACATCTCAGCAGAGTTCTTCTCCCGCAATCCGGACAGCATTCAGAGgttgctgccctggctccagcgcAAACTGAGAGTCCTCTTTGGAGTCCACCAGTCACTGATCACCATCACGGAGCTCATCGTCCTGACAAACCTCAGGAGGTATGACCTGGACAGTCAGGCCTTTGCTGACgacttagagctgctgctgctgagtcgcACCAGGCATTTTGTCCACGAGCTCATCAGCTTTGCCCAGTGCTCATGCACCATGGAGACCTACGACCAGCAGGCCATATATGATTGCCACTCTCACAGCCAGCACAAAGGAGGCCCCTCAGCATCATTAAGCCCGGCAGCTGCTGCGGGTACAGCCACGactccagggccagcccagagtccatccccagctggcagccctggctataCAACGCTTCCTGTCACCTCGTATGCAGGCCCCCATGACATTGCCACAGCCACACAATCTCACCAAGATCTACAGACAAACTCTGACAACAGGGCAgctcaagcaggaggagaagcccagagacAGTTGCCGGCTCCTGCCAACCCCCAGGACAGTGACTCCTCGTCAgacagctgtgtccttgtgggatACTGGAagccctcggcagagagaagccctgaATGCATTGTGCTCTCCTAA